A window of the Salvelinus fontinalis isolate EN_2023a chromosome 14, ASM2944872v1, whole genome shotgun sequence genome harbors these coding sequences:
- the mob3a gene encoding MOB kinase activator 3A, producing MSMALKQVFNKDRTFRPKRKFEPGTQRFELHKKAQASLNAGLDLKQAVALPHGEDLNDWVAVHVVDFFNRINLIYGTISDSCTDQTCPVMSGGPKYEYRWQDEHKYKKPTAVPAPKYMSLLMDWIEVQINNEHIFPTNVGTPFPKTFMQVAKKILSRLFRVFVHVYIHHFDRVSQMGAEAHVNTCYKHFYYFVTEFNLTDHKELEPLKEMTSQMCH from the exons ATGTCCATGGCCCTGAAGCAAGTCTTCAACAAGGACAGGACATTCCGGCCGAAGCGTAAGTTTGAGCCCGGGACACAGCGCTTCGAGCTGCACAAGAAGGCCCAGGCGTCTCTGAATGCAGGCCTGGACCTGAAGCAGGCGGTGGCACTGCCCCATGGAGAGGACCTGAATGACTGGGTGGCCGTGCACGTCGTGGACTTCTTCAACCGCATCAACCTCATCTACGGCACCATCAGCGACTCCTGCACCGACCAGACCTGCCCAGTCATGTCCGGAGGGCCCAAGTACGAGTACCGCTGGCAGGACGAGCACAAGTACAAGAAGCCCACAGCCGTTCCAGCCCCAAAGTACATGAGCCTGCTGATGGACTGGATTGAGGTACAGATCAACAACGAACACATCTTCCCCACCAACGTCG GTACTCCCTTCCCCAAGACCTTCATGCAGGTAGCTAAGAAGATTTTGTCTCGCTTGTTCCGTGTGTTCGTCCACGTCTACATCCACCACTTTGATCGTGTGAGCCAGATGGGTGCAGAGGCCCACGTCAACACCTGTTACAAACACTTCTACTACTTTGTAACAGAGTTCAACCTCACAGACCATAAGGAGCTCGAGCCACTG AAAGAGATGACATCACAGATGTGCCACTAA
- the mknk2b gene encoding MAP kinase-interacting serine/threonine-protein kinase 2b isoform X2, translated as MVQNMISEVTGFHSSFKGQNPFETDEFTENGSLLDSDFNFESSNRHDIPSSQPIDIPDAKKRNKKKKRCRATDSFSGRFEDVYRLQAEVLGEGAYARVQTCINLITNKEYAVKIIEKRPGHSRSRVFREVEMLYQCQGHRNILELVEFFEEEDKFYLVFEMLRGGSVLAHIHRRQHFSEQEACIVVQDIASALDFLHNKGMAHRDLKPENILCEHVDKISPVKICDFDLGSGIKLNSDSSPISTPELLTPCGSAEYMAPEVVEAFSEEATNYDKRCDLWSLGVILYILLSGYPPFVGRCGSDCGWDLGEPCHTCQNTLFESIQEGKYEFPEKDWAHISSSAKDLISKLLVRDAKNRLSAGQVLQHPWVQGGFSDTLPTSILHQRNSAKDLTFFAGKAVAMNRQLAEQAVMEQQQLDEAPMVITASSTSMCLSPPSNSKLAKRRQRGSLLKTGPVSASELSQLLTPLVITSSCA; from the exons ATGGTGCAAAATATGATCAGCGAAGTCACTGGATTCCATAGCTCTTTCAAG GGCCAAAATCCCTTTGAGACTGATGAATTCACAGAAAATGGATCCCTCCTTGATTCCGACTTCAATTTTGAGTCGTCGAATAGACATG ATATTCCCTCCAGCCAACCTATTGACATCCCTGATGCCAAGAAGAGAAATAAGAAGAAAAAGCGTTGCAGGGCAACTGACAGCTTCTCTGGCCGATTTGAGG ATGTCTACAGGCTGCAGGCAGAGGTTCTTGGAGAGGGGGCATATGCAAGAGTCCAGACCTGCATCAACCTCATCACCAATAAAGAATATGCTGTGAAG ATCATTGAGAAGAGACCAGGTCACAGCCGCAGTCGTGTCTTCAGGGAGGTGGAGATGCTGTACCAGTGCCAGGGTCACAG AAACATCCTGGAGCTGGTGGAGTTCTTTGAGGAGGAAGACAAGTTTTACTTGGTGTTTGAAATGTTAAGAGGAG GTTCGGTCCTGGCTCACATCCACAGGAGACAACACTTTAGCGAGCAGGAAGCCTGCATTGTGGTGCAGGACATCGCCAGCGCTCTGGATTTCCTGCATAACAAAG gaATGGCACATAGAGATCTGAAGCCGGAAAACATCTTGTGTGAGCACGTGGACAAG ATCTCTCCTGTGAAGATCTGTGACTTTGACCTGGGCAGTGGGATCAAGCTGAACAGCGACAGCTCACCCATCTCCACCCCAGAGCTCCTTACTCCG TGTGGCTCAGCAGAGTACATGGCCCCTGAGGTGGTGGAGGCCTTCAGTGAGGAGGCCACCAACTATGACAAGCGCTGTGACCTGTGGAGCCTGGGGGTCATCCTCTACATCCTGCTGAGCGGCTACCCGCCCTTTGTGGGCCGCTGCGGCAGTGACTGTGGCTGGGATTTGGGAGAACCGTGCCACACATGCCAG AACACATTGTTCGAGAGTATCCAGGAAGGGAAGTATGAGTTTCCTGAGAAGGACTGGGCTCACATCTCCTCAAGTGCCAAAGACCTGATCTCCAAACTGCTAGTTCGGGACGCCAAGAACCGCCTGAGTGCCGGCCAGGTTCTGCAGCACCCATGGGTGCAGGGG ggCTTCTCTGACACTCTGCCAACATCCATCCTACATCAAAG AAACAGTGCCAAGGACCTGACGTTCTTTGCTGGCAAGGCGGTGGCCATGAACCGGCAATTGGCTGAGCAGGCTGtgatggagcagcagcagcttgaCGAGGCTCCCATGGTCATCACAGCCAGCTCCACCTCCATGTGCCTCTCCCCTCCATCCAACTCAAAGCTGGCCAAGCGCAGGCAGAGGGGCAGCCTCTTGAAGACTGGACCCGTCTCTGCCTCCGAGCTCAGTCAGCTCCTCACCCCCCTCGTCATCACGTCATCATGTGCCTAA
- the mknk2b gene encoding MAP kinase-interacting serine/threonine-protein kinase 2b isoform X1 yields the protein MVQNMISEVTGFHSSFKGQNPFETDEFTENGSLLDSDFNFESSNRHDFCDFVDIPSSQPIDIPDAKKRNKKKKRCRATDSFSGRFEDVYRLQAEVLGEGAYARVQTCINLITNKEYAVKIIEKRPGHSRSRVFREVEMLYQCQGHRNILELVEFFEEEDKFYLVFEMLRGGSVLAHIHRRQHFSEQEACIVVQDIASALDFLHNKGMAHRDLKPENILCEHVDKISPVKICDFDLGSGIKLNSDSSPISTPELLTPCGSAEYMAPEVVEAFSEEATNYDKRCDLWSLGVILYILLSGYPPFVGRCGSDCGWDLGEPCHTCQNTLFESIQEGKYEFPEKDWAHISSSAKDLISKLLVRDAKNRLSAGQVLQHPWVQGGFSDTLPTSILHQRNSAKDLTFFAGKAVAMNRQLAEQAVMEQQQLDEAPMVITASSTSMCLSPPSNSKLAKRRQRGSLLKTGPVSASELSQLLTPLVITSSCA from the exons ATGGTGCAAAATATGATCAGCGAAGTCACTGGATTCCATAGCTCTTTCAAG GGCCAAAATCCCTTTGAGACTGATGAATTCACAGAAAATGGATCCCTCCTTGATTCCGACTTCAATTTTGAGTCGTCGAATAGACATG ATTTTTGTGATTTTGTAGATATTCCCTCCAGCCAACCTATTGACATCCCTGATGCCAAGAAGAGAAATAAGAAGAAAAAGCGTTGCAGGGCAACTGACAGCTTCTCTGGCCGATTTGAGG ATGTCTACAGGCTGCAGGCAGAGGTTCTTGGAGAGGGGGCATATGCAAGAGTCCAGACCTGCATCAACCTCATCACCAATAAAGAATATGCTGTGAAG ATCATTGAGAAGAGACCAGGTCACAGCCGCAGTCGTGTCTTCAGGGAGGTGGAGATGCTGTACCAGTGCCAGGGTCACAG AAACATCCTGGAGCTGGTGGAGTTCTTTGAGGAGGAAGACAAGTTTTACTTGGTGTTTGAAATGTTAAGAGGAG GTTCGGTCCTGGCTCACATCCACAGGAGACAACACTTTAGCGAGCAGGAAGCCTGCATTGTGGTGCAGGACATCGCCAGCGCTCTGGATTTCCTGCATAACAAAG gaATGGCACATAGAGATCTGAAGCCGGAAAACATCTTGTGTGAGCACGTGGACAAG ATCTCTCCTGTGAAGATCTGTGACTTTGACCTGGGCAGTGGGATCAAGCTGAACAGCGACAGCTCACCCATCTCCACCCCAGAGCTCCTTACTCCG TGTGGCTCAGCAGAGTACATGGCCCCTGAGGTGGTGGAGGCCTTCAGTGAGGAGGCCACCAACTATGACAAGCGCTGTGACCTGTGGAGCCTGGGGGTCATCCTCTACATCCTGCTGAGCGGCTACCCGCCCTTTGTGGGCCGCTGCGGCAGTGACTGTGGCTGGGATTTGGGAGAACCGTGCCACACATGCCAG AACACATTGTTCGAGAGTATCCAGGAAGGGAAGTATGAGTTTCCTGAGAAGGACTGGGCTCACATCTCCTCAAGTGCCAAAGACCTGATCTCCAAACTGCTAGTTCGGGACGCCAAGAACCGCCTGAGTGCCGGCCAGGTTCTGCAGCACCCATGGGTGCAGGGG ggCTTCTCTGACACTCTGCCAACATCCATCCTACATCAAAG AAACAGTGCCAAGGACCTGACGTTCTTTGCTGGCAAGGCGGTGGCCATGAACCGGCAATTGGCTGAGCAGGCTGtgatggagcagcagcagcttgaCGAGGCTCCCATGGTCATCACAGCCAGCTCCACCTCCATGTGCCTCTCCCCTCCATCCAACTCAAAGCTGGCCAAGCGCAGGCAGAGGGGCAGCCTCTTGAAGACTGGACCCGTCTCTGCCTCCGAGCTCAGTCAGCTCCTCACCCCCCTCGTCATCACGTCATCATGTGCCTAA